The Anoplopoma fimbria isolate UVic2021 breed Golden Eagle Sablefish chromosome 5, Afim_UVic_2022, whole genome shotgun sequence genome contains a region encoding:
- the LOC129091494 gene encoding histone H1.0-B: MAETSATPAKAKKAKPKKPASHPKYSEMIKAAIAQDASRNGASRQSIQKYVRKTYKVGENVDVQIKLALRRMVAAGSLRHTRGIGASGSFRWAKPEDSKKTTKPPAPAKPKKAAKPSKPKKAAKPKKLVKTPEKPKKAAVKKVKKVVKKATPVKAKKAAVKKATKTVKSKAKPARRAAKPKAKTPKKAAKTAKKK; encoded by the coding sequence ATGGCAGAGACGTCGGCAACTCCAGCCAAAGCCAAAAAGGCTAAGCCCAAGAAACCTGCTTCTCATCCCAAATACTCGGAGATGATAAAAGCAGCCATCGCTCAGGACGCCAGCCGGAACGGAGCGTCCCGACAGTCCATCCAGAAGTACGTGAGGAAGACCTACAAGGTGGGCGAGAACGTGGATGTGCAGATCAAACTGGCCCTGAGGAGGATGGTGGCAGCCGGGAGCCTGCGCCACACCAGAGGCATCGGCGCCTCCGGCTCCTTCAGGTGGGCCAAACCGGAGGACTCCAAAAAGACAACCAAGCCACCGGCACCTGCCAAACCAAAGAAGGCAGCAAAGCCCTCCAAACCCAAGAAGGCGGCTAAGCCCAAGAAATTGGTCAAAACGCCGGAAAAACCCAAGAAGGCGGCTGTGAAGAAAGTGAAGAAGGTGGTTAAAAAGGCGACACCAGTGAAAGCGAAAAAGGCAGCAGTTAAGAAAGCAACCAAGACGGTCAAGTCCAAGGCAAAACCAGCAAGGAGGGCAGCCAAGCCCAAGGCGAAGACCCCCAAAAAGGCAGCCAAAACAGCCAAGAAGAAGTAA
- the rhot2 gene encoding mitochondrial Rho GTPase 2 → MKQDVRILLLGEPKVGKTSLIMSLVGEEFPEEVPPRAEEITIPADVTPEKVPTHIVDYSEKEQSDEVLRKEIIKANVVCVVYDVTNEDTIDKIKTKWIPLVNGDAEKGNKVPIILVGNKSDLRCGSSMETILPIMNQFSEIETCVECSAKNLKNISELFYYAQKAVLHPTAPLYDPEDKQLKQLCVRALSRIFYISDQDNDRILSDAELNRFQKSCFGNPLAPQALEDVKTVVWKNTSDGVQDNGLTLNGFLFLNTLFIQRGRHETTWTILRKFGYDDNLELTDDYLYPELRVPVGCTTEFNHLGHQFLLRLFDKYDEDKDSALSPTELRNLFCVCPYMPWGAEVYMTVPTTDEGYISKPGYLCQWTLSAYFDIHRCLEHLGYLGYPILTEQESQTAAITVTQEKEVDLEKRQTQRTVFLCKVIGPRGTGKSAFLQAFVGHNVLNKGNSSSAFSPYAINTVQVSNQEKYLILNEVDVEVQFLKASDANCDVACLMYDASDPHSFDYCASIYKQHYMESNIPCVLVASKVDLPEVKQFHGMTPAEFCYKHQLPPPLPFSSLFLDSTSKNIYNRLAWAAVYPHLNGSNMSNTSFWLRVALGSAVVAVLGFAIVRAVGRLK, encoded by the exons ATGAAACAAGACGTCAGGATACTGTTGTTGGGGGAGC CCAAGGTGGGGAAGACATCACTCATCATGTCTTTGGTTGGAGAAGAGTTCCCAGAGGAG GTTCCACCCAGAGCTGAAGAGATCACCATCCCTGCTGACGTGACTCCAGAGAAGGTGCCCACACATATAGTGGACTACTCAG AAAAAGAGCAGAGTGATGAAGTCCTTAGAAAGGAGATAATCAAG GCTaatgtggtgtgtgttgtgtacgATGTCACCAACGAGGACACAATAGACAAG ATCAAAACTAAATGGATACCTTTAGTTAATGGTGATGCAGAGAAAGGAAACaa AGTTCCCATCATCCTCGTGGGAAACAAGTCTGATCTGCGCTGTGGAAGCTCAATGGAAACCATTCTTCCCATCATGAACCAGTTCTCTGAGATTGAGACATGTGTTGAG tGTTCTGCAAAGAActtgaaaaacatttcagagcTGTTCTACTATGCACAGAAGGCAGTTCTTCACCCCACTGCCCCTCTTTATGACCCTGAGGACAAACAG CTGAAACAACTGTGTGTCCGAGCCCTTAGCAGGATATTTTACATTTCCGACCAGGACAATGACCGTATCCTCAGTGACGCTGAACTCAACCGCTTTCAG AAATCTTGTTTTGGGAATCCTCTGGCACCTCAAGCCTTAGAAGACGTGAAGACGGTAGTTTGGAAGAACACCAGTGATGGGGTGCAGGACAATGGCCTTACCTTAAATG GTTTCTTGTTCCTTAATACGTTATTCATCCAGAGGGGCCGACATGAAACCACATGGACTATTCTCAGGAAGTTTGGTTATGACGACAACCTTGAGCTGACTGACGATTACCTTTACCCTGA ACTACGGGTTCCTGTCGGCTGCACCACAGAATTTAATCATTTAGGTCACCAGTTTCTCCTGCGGCTGTTTGACAAGTACGATGAA GACAAAGACTCTGCCCTGTCACCGACAGAGCTTAGGAACCTGTTTTGCGTATGTCCTTACATGCCATGGGGTGCAGAGGTCTACATGACTGTCCCAACCACAGACGAGGGCTACATCTCTAAACCCGGCTACCTTTGTCAGTGGAC GCTCTCTGCGTACTTTGACATCCACCGTTGCCTGGAGCACCTAGGATACCTAGGATACCCTATCCTCACTGAGCAGGAGTCACAGACTGCCGCaatcacag TGACACAGGAGAAAGAGGTGGACCTGGAGAAACGCCAGACACAGCGGACAGTGTTTCTCTGCAAGGTGATCGGACCGCGGGGGACTGGCAAGTCCGCCTTTCTCCAGGCCTTTGTGGGCCACAACGTTTTG aatAAAGGAAATTCCAGCAGTGCCTTTTCCCCCTATGCCATAAACACTGTCCAAGTCAGCAACCAGGAGAAATACCTTATA CTCAATGAGGTGGATGTGGAGGTACAGTTCCTGAAGGCATCAGACGCCAACTGTGATGTTGCTTGTCTCATGTATGACGCCAGTGACCCACATTCCTTTGACTATTGTGCCAGTATATACAAG CAACACTACATGGAGAGCAACATCCCATGTGTGCTGGTCGCCTCCAAGGTGGACCTTCCTGAGGTCAAGCAGTTCCACGGGATGACTCCAGCAGAGTTCTGTTATAAACACCAACTGCCTCCACCTCTGCCCTTCTCCAGCCTGTTCCTCGACTCCACCAGCAAGAACATCTACAACAGGCTTGCCTGGGCAGCAGTATACCC ACACCTGAATGGTTCCAACATGAGCAACACATCATTCTGGCTGAGAGTGGCGTTGGGCTCGGCTGTGGTTGCAGTTCTGGGCTTTGCAATCGTCAGAGCCGTCGGCAGACTGAAATGA